Proteins co-encoded in one Rhopalosiphum maidis isolate BTI-1 chromosome 2, ASM367621v3, whole genome shotgun sequence genomic window:
- the LOC113552755 gene encoding uncharacterized protein LOC113552755 isoform X4 produces the protein MYCISSFWREWLQRDVDRERRLRLDTEARLKGSSSEADRCRVKLSTLQKDFTKMEETVRSLLQYKSKFEQLKQDRHSVANSYENQILQLQNAITKLKIENETLKKQIDTLEATGISQVQKALVERLRILEHEKSRIEREGEQQRKQYERCLDDVAKQVVKAVLSQKGLREEISSLQHRVKELETGNCALSALLVQRLQGQKINYSQTTMPVAESRSVMFDIHRSPSMQKMAIERPASCDLTKGLKRLKNDGWQAAVSYHRPQSLNLEICCSHNAEETTKCDRVLGDETPESGNRDEGYSTMSSDVQGTTEPPSTKGLEDVKEANENESNALMESSPCSRVMNSEDTDVIFVPLSLSFSFINPRHSYPPLRCVPAVHNIMRSYSDSHLFLKLAAATGGFVEDEDRTSWYSGGELWDMDYVQHWLRLDETRTAIQQRMEYDAAELEDWSMDDGTCASNGWKRMSSVDGKLQQSLPCIEEDDATGSSSKSGGRKGDLLQDMGSTRDMSWYHFQQNHQHHHQQPHQHHQQQPYVQQGQIQVHNHHQHDCQQQHHQHQHYHHHHHHQNNNNNLHQHQIQHQQLSYGSGSPGGDSWSSADEYAVADTPPSKRSSVSCSADSIELLPPPGPIAGTDFTRDFYRLVKFESSKSLASTSSRSVTGGGCDHRTPPVVEAQLDRDQALQSVLDFIAEQQQYCLSRQAEDKREPPRAASPAVATEELLHSDLPAADVRPQTPPSIPTMPSSNPAPPSALPAVHQTYDSNSCSDNLLNSKDSGLCGSDVEIECLPEDCSYVVDQSPTAASTPLSTLLRTVVEEDEEASAKSTSPQPPSSYAGAGGSSSGCTADTTVCMVPAWAAASSKDLIDQLNWMDGCGEGHPLFSTSPEDDQVPRRSSSSSPDLDEACCCPTGWVHVERDIDFADPKERANLLDVMLAASRSSSSSTSSASTGEDDDDSCSSGVSGGSCSGRAGGSGCNDTTDDSSDDERDPNDDDVVRQVGRRRTTEAGIDASNEESYNRLHRLHRVRRQKKASAIRDGFGVLRCPAAGLRQSIVGRSDFFVRFGDKEREAISNFDFLDDLSTTSLSTDSGDRPPSPRRPSASTSAAATDRRGKYYSYTCSSSATAAAAKAATPGHRRPSASSSSVLPADCRRQRRRRYSGLSLSDSCGDSD, from the exons aaTCAAATCTTACAACTCCAAAACGCAATTACCAAACTCAAGATTGAAAACGAAACGTTGAAGAAGCAGATAGACACTCTCGAAGCAAcg GGCATCAGCCAAGTGCAAAAAGCGTTAGTTGAACGGCTCCGGATATTGGAACACGAGAAAAGTCGCATTGAACGTGAGGGTGAACAACAGCGCAAACAGTACGAGAGGTGTCTGGACGACGTGGCCAAACAGGTGGTCAAAGCTGTACTGTCACAAAAG GGTCTGCGAGAAGAAATATCCTCACTACAGCACCGCGTCAAAGAGCTCGAGACCGGTAACTGCGCACTATCTGCACTTCTGGTGCAACGACTACAGGGCCAGAAGATCAACTACTCACAGACCACGATGCCGGTGGCTGAGAGTCGGTCTGTTATGTTTGACATCCACCGGTCGCCGTCCATG CAGAAAATGGCTATTGAGCGACCAGCAAGCTGCGATCTCACAAAGGGTCTGAAGAGGTTAAAAAATGACGGATGGCAGGCAGCCGTATCGTACCACAGACCACAGTCGTTgaatttagaaatttgttGCTCGCATAACG CTGAAGAGACGACAAAATGCGACAGAGTACTCGGTGACGAGACGCCTGAGAGTGGTAACCGAGACGAAGGGTATTCGACCATGTCGAGCGACGTGCAAGGCACAACCGAACCTCCGTCCACCAAAGGTTTGGAAGACGTGAAGGAAGCCAACGAGAACGAATCGAACGCGCTCATGGAATCATCGCCGTGCTCCAG GGTGATGAACAGCGAGGACACGGACGTGATATTCGTGCCACTCAGCCTATCGTTCAGCTTCATCAACCCGCGTCACAGCTACCCACCGCTCCGCTGTGTCCCGGCGGTGCATAACATCATGCGAAGCTACTCGGACTCACATCTTTTCCTGAAGCTGGCCGCGGCCACGGGCGGTTTCGTCGAGGACGAGGACCGGACGTCGTGGTATAGCGGCGGCGAGCTGTGGGACATGGATTATGTGCAGCACTGGCTCCGATTGGACGAGACGCGCACTGCCATCCAACAACGGATGGAGTACGACGCGGCCGAGCTGGAAGACTGGAGCATGGACGACGGCACCTGTGCGTCAAACGGCTGGAAGCGGATGTCGTCGGTGGACGGAAAACTGCAACAGTCGTTGCCGTGCATCGAAGAAGACGACGCGACCGGTTCGTCGTCGAAGTCGGGCGGCCGCAAAGGTGACCTGTTGCAGGATATGGGATCGACCAGAGACATGTCGTGGTACCACTTCCAGCAAAACCACCAACACCATCACCAACAGCCGCATCAGCACCACCAACAGCAACCTTACGTACAGCAGGGCCAGATTCAGGTGCACAATCACCATCAGCACGACTGTCAGCAGCAGCACCACCAGCACCAGCactaccaccaccaccaccaccaccaaaacaacaacaacaacctGCACCAGCACCAAATACAGCACCAACAGCTGTCGTACGGTTCGGGTTCGCCGGGTGGCGACTCGTGGTCAAGCGCGGACGAGTACGCGGTTGCCGACACGCCACCGTCAAAGAGGTCGTCGGTCAGCTGCTCCGCGGACAGCATCGAACTGCTACCGCCACCCGGGCCGATTGCCGGCACCGACTTCACTCGTGATTTTTACCGACTGGTCAAGTTCGAAAGCTCCAAAAGCTTGGCTTCTACCTCGTCGCGAAGCGTGACGGGTGGAGGATGCGATCATCGGACGCCGCCGGTGGTCGAGGCGCAGTTGGATCGTGACCAAGCGCTACAGAGCGTGTTGGACTTTATCGCCGAACAACAGCAGTACTGCTTGTCCCGGCAAGCCGAAGACAAACGAGAACCGCCGCGAGCCGCGTCACCCGCGGTCGCGACCGAAGAACTCCTCCATTCCGACCTGCCCGCGGCCGACGTGAGGCCTCAGACGCCACCATCGATACCGACGATGCCGTCATCAAATCCTGCGCCGCCGTCGGCACTGCCGGCGGTGCATCAGACATACGACAGTAACAGCTGCAGCGACAACCTGCTCAACTCCAAGGACAGCGGGTTGTGCGGTAGTGACGTGGAGATCGAGTGCCTGCCCGAAGACTGCAGTTACGTGGTCGACCAATCACCCACGGCCGCGTCTACGCCACTGTCCACGCTGCTCAGGACTGTGGTGGAGGAGGACGAAGAAGCGTCGGCCAAATCGACGTCCCCACAACCGCCGTCGTCGTACGCCGGCGCCGGTGGTTCGAGTAGCGGTTGCACGGCCGACACCACGGTGTGCATGGTGCCCGCGTGGGCGGCCGCCTCGTCAAAGGATCTGATCGATCAATTGAACTGGATGGACGGTTGTGGTGAAGGCCATCCCCTCTTCAGCACGTCACCCGAGGATGATCAGGTCCCACGTCGTTCTTCGTCGTCGTCACCCGACCTAGACGAGGCGTGCTGTTGTCCCACCGGATGGGTGCACGTCGAACGAGACATCGACTTCGCCGATCCTAAG GAACGAGCAAACTTGTTGGACGTTATGTTGGCAGCCAGTAGAAGTTCTTCTAGCAGCACGAGTAGCGCATCAACAGGtgaagacgacgacgacagcTGCAGCAGTGGCGTCAGTGGCGGAAGCTGTAGTGGCAGAGCTGGTGGCAGTGGCTGCAATGATACGACCGACGACAGTAGTGACGACGAGCGTGACCcgaacgacgacgacgtcgtTCGTCAAGTCGGCAGACGACGGACTACCGAAGCCGGAATCGATGCATCAAACGAGGAATCGTACAACCGTCTGCATAGGTTGCACCGGGTGCGCAgacaaaaaaaag CGTCCGCCATCCGCGACGGGTTCGGCGTGCTCCGGTGCCCGGCGGCGGGACTCCGGCAGTCGATCGTGGGACGGAGCGACTTCTTCGTCCGGTTCGGCGACAAGGAGCGAGAGGCCATCTCCAACTTTGACTTCCTGGACGACCTGTCCACCACGTCGCTGAGCACCGACTCGGGCGACCGGCCGCCGTCGCCGCGCCGACCGTCCGCGTCCACATCGGCCGCCGCTACGGACCGCCGCGGCAAATACTACTCGTACACGTGTTCCTCTTCGGCCACCGCGGCGGCCGCAAAAGCCGCGACGCCCGGCCACCGGCGGCCGTCCGCGTCGTCATCGTCGGTGCTGCCCGCCGACTGCCGCCGGCAACGACGCCGCCGGTACTCCGGCCTGTCGCTGAGCGATTCGTGCGGCGACTCGGACTGA
- the LOC113552755 gene encoding uncharacterized protein LOC113552755 isoform X3, with protein MGTNLSKGRNREWLQRDVDRERRLRLDTEARLKGSSSEADRCRVKLSTLQKDFTKMEETVRSLLQYKSKFEQLKQDRHSVANSYENQILQLQNAITKLKIENETLKKQIDTLEATGISQVQKALVERLRILEHEKSRIEREGEQQRKQYERCLDDVAKQVVKAVLSQKGLREEISSLQHRVKELETGNCALSALLVQRLQGQKINYSQTTMPVAESRSVMFDIHRSPSMQKMAIERPASCDLTKGLKRLKNDGWQAAVSYHRPQSLNLEICCSHNAEETTKCDRVLGDETPESGNRDEGYSTMSSDVQGTTEPPSTKGLEDVKEANENESNALMESSPCSRVMNSEDTDVIFVPLSLSFSFINPRHSYPPLRCVPAVHNIMRSYSDSHLFLKLAAATGGFVEDEDRTSWYSGGELWDMDYVQHWLRLDETRTAIQQRMEYDAAELEDWSMDDGTCASNGWKRMSSVDGKLQQSLPCIEEDDATGSSSKSGGRKGDLLQDMGSTRDMSWYHFQQNHQHHHQQPHQHHQQQPYVQQGQIQVHNHHQHDCQQQHHQHQHYHHHHHHQNNNNNLHQHQIQHQQLSYGSGSPGGDSWSSADEYAVADTPPSKRSSVSCSADSIELLPPPGPIAGTDFTRDFYRLVKFESSKSLASTSSRSVTGGGCDHRTPPVVEAQLDRDQALQSVLDFIAEQQQYCLSRQAEDKREPPRAASPAVATEELLHSDLPAADVRPQTPPSIPTMPSSNPAPPSALPAVHQTYDSNSCSDNLLNSKDSGLCGSDVEIECLPEDCSYVVDQSPTAASTPLSTLLRTVVEEDEEASAKSTSPQPPSSYAGAGGSSSGCTADTTVCMVPAWAAASSKDLIDQLNWMDGCGEGHPLFSTSPEDDQVPRRSSSSSPDLDEACCCPTGWVHVERDIDFADPKERANLLDVMLAASRSSSSSTSSASTGEDDDDSCSSGVSGGSCSGRAGGSGCNDTTDDSSDDERDPNDDDVVRQVGRRRTTEAGIDASNEESYNRLHRLHRVRRQKKASAIRDGFGVLRCPAAGLRQSIVGRSDFFVRFGDKEREAISNFDFLDDLSTTSLSTDSGDRPPSPRRPSASTSAAATDRRGKYYSYTCSSSATAAAAKAATPGHRRPSASSSSVLPADCRRQRRRRYSGLSLSDSCGDSD; from the exons aaTCAAATCTTACAACTCCAAAACGCAATTACCAAACTCAAGATTGAAAACGAAACGTTGAAGAAGCAGATAGACACTCTCGAAGCAAcg GGCATCAGCCAAGTGCAAAAAGCGTTAGTTGAACGGCTCCGGATATTGGAACACGAGAAAAGTCGCATTGAACGTGAGGGTGAACAACAGCGCAAACAGTACGAGAGGTGTCTGGACGACGTGGCCAAACAGGTGGTCAAAGCTGTACTGTCACAAAAG GGTCTGCGAGAAGAAATATCCTCACTACAGCACCGCGTCAAAGAGCTCGAGACCGGTAACTGCGCACTATCTGCACTTCTGGTGCAACGACTACAGGGCCAGAAGATCAACTACTCACAGACCACGATGCCGGTGGCTGAGAGTCGGTCTGTTATGTTTGACATCCACCGGTCGCCGTCCATG CAGAAAATGGCTATTGAGCGACCAGCAAGCTGCGATCTCACAAAGGGTCTGAAGAGGTTAAAAAATGACGGATGGCAGGCAGCCGTATCGTACCACAGACCACAGTCGTTgaatttagaaatttgttGCTCGCATAACG CTGAAGAGACGACAAAATGCGACAGAGTACTCGGTGACGAGACGCCTGAGAGTGGTAACCGAGACGAAGGGTATTCGACCATGTCGAGCGACGTGCAAGGCACAACCGAACCTCCGTCCACCAAAGGTTTGGAAGACGTGAAGGAAGCCAACGAGAACGAATCGAACGCGCTCATGGAATCATCGCCGTGCTCCAG GGTGATGAACAGCGAGGACACGGACGTGATATTCGTGCCACTCAGCCTATCGTTCAGCTTCATCAACCCGCGTCACAGCTACCCACCGCTCCGCTGTGTCCCGGCGGTGCATAACATCATGCGAAGCTACTCGGACTCACATCTTTTCCTGAAGCTGGCCGCGGCCACGGGCGGTTTCGTCGAGGACGAGGACCGGACGTCGTGGTATAGCGGCGGCGAGCTGTGGGACATGGATTATGTGCAGCACTGGCTCCGATTGGACGAGACGCGCACTGCCATCCAACAACGGATGGAGTACGACGCGGCCGAGCTGGAAGACTGGAGCATGGACGACGGCACCTGTGCGTCAAACGGCTGGAAGCGGATGTCGTCGGTGGACGGAAAACTGCAACAGTCGTTGCCGTGCATCGAAGAAGACGACGCGACCGGTTCGTCGTCGAAGTCGGGCGGCCGCAAAGGTGACCTGTTGCAGGATATGGGATCGACCAGAGACATGTCGTGGTACCACTTCCAGCAAAACCACCAACACCATCACCAACAGCCGCATCAGCACCACCAACAGCAACCTTACGTACAGCAGGGCCAGATTCAGGTGCACAATCACCATCAGCACGACTGTCAGCAGCAGCACCACCAGCACCAGCactaccaccaccaccaccaccaccaaaacaacaacaacaacctGCACCAGCACCAAATACAGCACCAACAGCTGTCGTACGGTTCGGGTTCGCCGGGTGGCGACTCGTGGTCAAGCGCGGACGAGTACGCGGTTGCCGACACGCCACCGTCAAAGAGGTCGTCGGTCAGCTGCTCCGCGGACAGCATCGAACTGCTACCGCCACCCGGGCCGATTGCCGGCACCGACTTCACTCGTGATTTTTACCGACTGGTCAAGTTCGAAAGCTCCAAAAGCTTGGCTTCTACCTCGTCGCGAAGCGTGACGGGTGGAGGATGCGATCATCGGACGCCGCCGGTGGTCGAGGCGCAGTTGGATCGTGACCAAGCGCTACAGAGCGTGTTGGACTTTATCGCCGAACAACAGCAGTACTGCTTGTCCCGGCAAGCCGAAGACAAACGAGAACCGCCGCGAGCCGCGTCACCCGCGGTCGCGACCGAAGAACTCCTCCATTCCGACCTGCCCGCGGCCGACGTGAGGCCTCAGACGCCACCATCGATACCGACGATGCCGTCATCAAATCCTGCGCCGCCGTCGGCACTGCCGGCGGTGCATCAGACATACGACAGTAACAGCTGCAGCGACAACCTGCTCAACTCCAAGGACAGCGGGTTGTGCGGTAGTGACGTGGAGATCGAGTGCCTGCCCGAAGACTGCAGTTACGTGGTCGACCAATCACCCACGGCCGCGTCTACGCCACTGTCCACGCTGCTCAGGACTGTGGTGGAGGAGGACGAAGAAGCGTCGGCCAAATCGACGTCCCCACAACCGCCGTCGTCGTACGCCGGCGCCGGTGGTTCGAGTAGCGGTTGCACGGCCGACACCACGGTGTGCATGGTGCCCGCGTGGGCGGCCGCCTCGTCAAAGGATCTGATCGATCAATTGAACTGGATGGACGGTTGTGGTGAAGGCCATCCCCTCTTCAGCACGTCACCCGAGGATGATCAGGTCCCACGTCGTTCTTCGTCGTCGTCACCCGACCTAGACGAGGCGTGCTGTTGTCCCACCGGATGGGTGCACGTCGAACGAGACATCGACTTCGCCGATCCTAAG GAACGAGCAAACTTGTTGGACGTTATGTTGGCAGCCAGTAGAAGTTCTTCTAGCAGCACGAGTAGCGCATCAACAGGtgaagacgacgacgacagcTGCAGCAGTGGCGTCAGTGGCGGAAGCTGTAGTGGCAGAGCTGGTGGCAGTGGCTGCAATGATACGACCGACGACAGTAGTGACGACGAGCGTGACCcgaacgacgacgacgtcgtTCGTCAAGTCGGCAGACGACGGACTACCGAAGCCGGAATCGATGCATCAAACGAGGAATCGTACAACCGTCTGCATAGGTTGCACCGGGTGCGCAgacaaaaaaaag CGTCCGCCATCCGCGACGGGTTCGGCGTGCTCCGGTGCCCGGCGGCGGGACTCCGGCAGTCGATCGTGGGACGGAGCGACTTCTTCGTCCGGTTCGGCGACAAGGAGCGAGAGGCCATCTCCAACTTTGACTTCCTGGACGACCTGTCCACCACGTCGCTGAGCACCGACTCGGGCGACCGGCCGCCGTCGCCGCGCCGACCGTCCGCGTCCACATCGGCCGCCGCTACGGACCGCCGCGGCAAATACTACTCGTACACGTGTTCCTCTTCGGCCACCGCGGCGGCCGCAAAAGCCGCGACGCCCGGCCACCGGCGGCCGTCCGCGTCGTCATCGTCGGTGCTGCCCGCCGACTGCCGCCGGCAACGACGCCGCCGGTACTCCGGCCTGTCGCTGAGCGATTCGTGCGGCGACTCGGACTGA
- the LOC113552280 gene encoding CD63 antigen-like: MGLGTSTIKYILFFFNFAFALSGLALLALGLFTRYYSTKTEELANKASGDAAGLAALAFIIIGGAVFVVSFFGCCGAIRESHCMITMYAMFLLAFFLLEVATGVFLYVNRGQVESITRKSLTTVFEDYSNKSESRALVDEIQHDFHCCGVDGPNYWTERNAAALPHTCCHDDGGQGTTCSKAQAWQDGCLQKSIDLVKDKSGMLFKIIMGIAAGELIGIVFALCLASSIRNEERRQGYA; the protein is encoded by the exons CTTTCCGGACTAGCACTGTTAGCCTTGGGTTTATTTACCCGGTATTATTCAACGAAAACTGAAGAGCTAGCCAATAAAGCATCCGGAGATGCAGCTGGTCTTGCGGCTTTGGCGTTCATCATCATTGGCGGAGCTGTTTTCGTTGTGTCGTTCTTTGGCTGTTGCGGAGCTATCCGGGAGAGTCATTGCATGATCACAATg TACGCAATGTTCCTGTTGGCGTTCTTCCTGTTGGAGGTAGCCACCGGAGTTTTCTTGTACGTGAACCGGGGACAAGTGGAGTCGATCACTCGAAAATCCTTAACTACTGTTTTTGaagattattcaaataaatcggAATCACGCGCTCTTGTTGATGAGATACAACATGAC tTCCACTGTTGTGGTGTAGACGGACCGAACTACTGGACCGAACGTAACGCAGCTGCTCTACCGCACACTTGTTGCCACGATGATGGTGGCCAAGGAACGACATGCTCTAAGGCTCAGGCGTGGCAGGACGGTTGTCTGCAAAAATCTATCGACTTGGTCAAGGACAAGTCGGGCATGCTGTTCAAGATCATCATGGGTATCGCAGCTGGAGAG CTGATCGGTATCGTTTTCGCGCTGTGCCTGGCGAGTAGCATACGGAACGAAGAACGTCGACAAGGATACGCTTAA